Genomic DNA from Candidatus Latescibacter sp.:
GCCATACCGGCTTTGTGGTCGGCGGGCGCCCTTGGCCATCACTTTGACAAGGCCGTACTGCTCGGTTATGAGGGAGACCAGCTTGGAGGAGTTTGACATTCGCATGGTGTTGGACACCACGGCGCGAGTGGAACGAAGTCCCATGGAAAAAAACCTTACATGATTTTGGGCACAGTAGCTTCATCCGGTCCCACAAATCCGGCGCTGATGATGAGTTTCATAACATCTTCTGATGTTATATCGAGAGGAATGAGTTCATCCTCGGGGACATATATAAGCATACCGGAAGTAGGATTCGGGGCTGTGGCGAGATACACGCCCAGCACCTTTTTCCCCGCTTTATCCGAAAAATGCCTGGTGCGCTCGTTGGTTATCCATCCGATGGAAAATATACCCCGGCGGGGATACTCCACCATAACCGGTTTGCCGAGATTCATCTTGCTGGAATCTTTAAACACATCTGAGAGCTGACGGGTGGCTATATATATTTTATTCAGGAGCGGGATACGGTGCATCAACCCCTCCCACAATCCGAAAAACTTTTTCCCCACATAGAAACGTACGAAAAATCCGAACAGGGTGATAAAAATGACCAGTGTGAGGGCGCCCAGTCCCGGGATGTGAGTCACCGAATATCCCAGGTATTCGAAGAGCCGGGTATAGAGCTTTCCAAAAATGCCATCGAACATGCGGAAGAGAATCACCAGCACCCATATTGTTACCGCAGTCGGCGTCAGAATCAGAAGACCGGTGGTAAAATAGTTCCGCAGTTTGTGAAACCGTGATTTTTTCTTTTCTTCTTTATTTACCATTCTTTTTAATCCCTGATGTGTCGGGCGAAGATATCAGGAATACCTCCCACCCTTTTTTTATCATTCCGTACTCCTTACGGGCTATTTCTTCCATGTAGGTCGAATCTTTCTCTAGGCGGTATAACTCCATGAGAAGCTTCCTCTTTTCATCGAGAGCAGAATCCCGGGCCTGAATTTCCTTTTTTTTTATTCTGCTGAGCTGATGGATCTTTATGAAGCTGCGGCTCGAAATAAGAATCCCGAACGCCACAACGATAAGGATACAGGCAATTATGATCCTGCCCGGCTTTAATTTCTTCTTTCGCCTGTTGACTAGGGCGGCCACACGAAACCATCTTTTCTATTTGTCTTCCGGCTGGAAAATTCTTTCGCCGATTACAATAAATTCAATATCAGAGGGGTCGATTTTACGGTAGAAACAGGAGCGGTAACCGTCATGACAGGCGGCGCCGTCACCCTTCGGGGTGACCTTGAAAAGGAGACAGTCTGCATCGCAATCCACATACACTTCATTGACCACCTGGAGATTCCCCGATGTTTCCCCCTTGACCCAGAGCTTCTGGCGTGATCTCGACCAGTAGGTCATGACGCTGGTTTCCAGGGTCTTTTTCAGACTTTCGCTGTTCATCCAGGCGAACATCAATATCTCTCCTGTCACGGTATCCTGGGTTATTGCCGGCACCAGCCCCTTCTCGTCATACTTTATGTCATCGATATTCACAAGAATCTCCCCAAAATTGAAGTAAAAAAACAATGATAATTTGACGTTTTGTAGTTGTTTTAAAGATAGATGCCGAAACAAGTTCGGCATGACGTCATCCGATGTCACACTTTAATCACCGGAGCAATATATAGGCTTTAATACTTTTCATCCTTCAGATTTCAGATTTCATTCTTGATGATCCGTCAAAAAGTGTTACAAAGTCTTCAGTTCTGTCGAAACCTCACCCGGCCTGTGGCCACCCTCTCCTAGTCAGGAGAGGGTAAAGACTTGGCTCGCCGTGAGTTACCCCCTCTCCTGACTAGGAGAGGGGGACAGGGGGTGAGGTTTATAAAGCAGAGTAGGAGGTAATATTTCCTTTTTTGCCACAGCATCAAAATTCCGTGCTCAGCCGTACATGGAGTTTCCCCTCCCCAGGGCTGTCGCCCCGTCCGAGACCGTAATCGAAACCGAGCATCCCCGCCCGCGACTGGAGCCGCAGCCCGAATCCGTAACCGGTCCGGGTGAGCGACCGGGTAACAATCCCCCCGCCGGACTGCACTCGATCCTGAAGGTAGCCGGTATCGACAAACACGAATACACGCGAGGTCTCCCCGGTGAGAAAACGGTACTCCACAGTTGAGATAAGCGCCCGCACCGCCGGGAATATCCGCTCACGGTATCCGCGGAGAGTGGAAGCGCCTCCCAGCCACCAGCGGTCGGAGGGATCGAGCAGGCCGTTTCCGGCGGTCACATCACGGTAGCTCAACAGTATGGCGACACTCTGATGCAGCGCAGTGGGGATATAATTATCCAGACCGAGTTCGGTTCGCGTCAGGCTCGTTCGCGCTCCACCCCCGAACCGATAGTTTTTCACAACCGTGGACCAGGCGGCGGCATACCTCGCACCGCTTCGGGGATTGGCGGGATTATCAACTGCGTTCCAGGATATTCCCGCTTCGATGCCGGTCGCGCCATAGCTCCGTGTGGAATCGGAGCTTACTTTTTCGTACCGGAATCCCGCGTTTGCCTGGAGTCTTCCCAGGGTATGCCCGATTCCTGCGGAAAAAAGCGTGCGAGTGTAGCCCTGCGCCTGACGGTCTTCCTGGGAAAAGACGCCGCTTGCGTTCACCGGAAATCCAAACGCCCAGGGTTCCTCGTAGCGAAGCTCCAAGTCAGAGCTTTTATTGCCCAGGTTTTCCCACCGGACACGTGCCGAGCGCCCGCTTCCGAACAAATTGGCAAGCCCCAGGTCAACTTTTCCCACCAGCTCTCCGGAACCGCCGCCGCCCGCCGGCTGGTATCCAATGACGCCGTCGAAGGTTCCCTGGCTTCCCTCCTCCATATTCACCAACAGAAGACCTTTTCCGGCGTCGGTATATTCTATGGATGGATCGCTGGAGAGGCGCAGAAACCGCATTCTTCCGACCGCCGAGCGGACTTCGGAAACCATTTCCGGGGAGATATCTCTGCCCCTGAAACGTACAAGCTCACGCCGCACTGTTACATCTTTTGTCACTGTCAAACCCTGGATTACTATTGAATCCACATGGGCTTTTGCGCCGGGCTGGACTTGCAGGACAACGTCGATAGTGTCGCCGTGGGCAGTCAGTTTCGGGCCGACCGACGCGCCGGGAAAACCGTTATCGGCGAGTCCAATTACGATTGCCTGTGCGAGCGAATCGAGCGCCCGGCGGGTGAATGGTTTCCCGTATAGATCCTGGGGCGGTTCTTTCACCACGCTCCTAATCCCTTCCGGAACGGTGAGAATAATAGTACCGAACAGCACAGGCGCGCCGGCTTCGATGCGGAAGATGAGAAGAGTACGCTCTGCCTTCGTGGAATCAACCGAAGAGGCGACAGAGGCGCTCCACCAGCCCTGCTCATGGAGATAGTCGGCGAGTGCGGCGCGGTCATGCTCGATGAGGCCGTCGTTCAGGATGCCGCCGGGCCTGGAAAGGATAATACGGTCAATATCCGCGCGGGGTATTCTTTCAATTCCGGTGACCAGAACGGAATCCAGCCGTGCATCGTAAGCCGCAGCGCGGTTTTTCTGCTCCCCCGGAGGACGGACGGTTTGCGCAAAGACCGTAAAGTTTCCCGGTAATGCCAGGAGAATCAATAGCAGCAATAAGGGGAAGATGCTAGTATGCTTTTTCATAATCCCTTCTCAAAAGAGCGCCCGAAGCTGCATCGAGGCGAAGTTCTCGAATCCACGGTCGGCGAATTTGCGGCCTGTATACGAGGCGATAGCGTTCATCCGCTGGGACAGGCGGTAGTCATACAAAACCTGGATATCGTGATTCTTGCCTTCCTTGCGGCCGCGCGCCATGGTATAGGGAAGCTGCGCTCCCGGCTGTGCGCCCTTTAAGCCGACTGAAGTGAACGTATACCGGGCTTCCACTTTTCCCCGCCCGGAGAACCGGTAAGTCAGGCCGGGTTTCAGCAGATAATACTGCGCCCGGAGTGCTGTAACCGCATCACGGTCATACCCGCCGCCGCCGCTCAACGACAGGGTAACCAGGGGCTTGGGATACAGGGAAACTCCCGCCTCGCCGGAGAGCGACCGGACAT
This window encodes:
- a CDS encoding DUF502 domain-containing protein; translation: MVNKEEKKKSRFHKLRNYFTTGLLILTPTAVTIWVLVILFRMFDGIFGKLYTRLFEYLGYSVTHIPGLGALTLVIFITLFGFFVRFYVGKKFFGLWEGLMHRIPLLNKIYIATRQLSDVFKDSSKMNLGKPVMVEYPRRGIFSIGWITNERTRHFSDKAGKKVLGVYLATAPNPTSGMLIYVPEDELIPLDITSEDVMKLIISAGFVGPDEATVPKIM
- the hisI gene encoding phosphoribosyl-AMP cyclohydrolase, whose protein sequence is MLVNIDDIKYDEKGLVPAITQDTVTGEILMFAWMNSESLKKTLETSVMTYWSRSRQKLWVKGETSGNLQVVNEVYVDCDADCLLFKVTPKGDGAACHDGYRSCFYRKIDPSDIEFIVIGERIFQPEDK
- a CDS encoding BamA/TamA family outer membrane protein; translated protein: MKKHTSIFPLLLLLILLALPGNFTVFAQTVRPPGEQKNRAAAYDARLDSVLVTGIERIPRADIDRIILSRPGGILNDGLIEHDRAALADYLHEQGWWSASVASSVDSTKAERTLLIFRIEAGAPVLFGTIILTVPEGIRSVVKEPPQDLYGKPFTRRALDSLAQAIVIGLADNGFPGASVGPKLTAHGDTIDVVLQVQPGAKAHVDSIVIQGLTVTKDVTVRRELVRFRGRDISPEMVSEVRSAVGRMRFLRLSSDPSIEYTDAGKGLLLVNMEEGSQGTFDGVIGYQPAGGGGSGELVGKVDLGLANLFGSGRSARVRWENLGNKSSDLELRYEEPWAFGFPVNASGVFSQEDRQAQGYTRTLFSAGIGHTLGRLQANAGFRYEKVSSDSTRSYGATGIEAGISWNAVDNPANPRSGARYAAAWSTVVKNYRFGGGARTSLTRTELGLDNYIPTALHQSVAILLSYRDVTAGNGLLDPSDRWWLGGASTLRGYRERIFPAVRALISTVEYRFLTGETSRVFVFVDTGYLQDRVQSGGGIVTRSLTRTGYGFGLRLQSRAGMLGFDYGLGRGDSPGEGKLHVRLSTEF
- a CDS encoding septum formation initiator family protein, which produces MAALVNRRKKKLKPGRIIIACILIVVAFGILISSRSFIKIHQLSRIKKKEIQARDSALDEKRKLLMELYRLEKDSTYMEEIARKEYGMIKKGWEVFLISSPDTSGIKKNGK